A region of the Gammaproteobacteria bacterium genome:
ATTACCGAAAGAGATATCAGGCCGTTCACCACAGGCAGGAAAAATTGGATGTTCTCACAATCGGTTAAAGGAGCTGAGGCCAGCGCGACGCTTTATGGTATCGTGATGACTTGCCGGGCCAATGACATCAATCCATATTTCTACTTCCAGCACTTGTTCAAAACACTGCCTAATTTAGATGAACAAACCGATTTAACGGCATTGATGCCGTGGAATGTGCAGCTCGATTACACGTCAGGCTAAGCGCAACTGGTTAGTTGTGCGCTTACTTGCCAACGGTATTTCCGCTTAAAAACTTAATATACCAAGGCATCGCTTTATCAATGCCCTGCTGTATTTGATAATCAGGTCGATAACCCAGTAACTCGCTAATTTTAGAAATGTCAGCCTGAGAGTGGCGGACATCACCAGCCCTAAAATCTTGATACACAGGTTGCTTAGTATAATTAACACCGTTAACAGCTAGCGCGGCTTTAATGCTGCCATATAACTCATTAAGTGTGGTTCTATCGCCTACCGCAACATTATAAACTTGGTTTAGCCCTTGCTCTGGTGCCATAGCCGCCAAAATATTAGCTTGCACGGTATTTTCAATAAAACAAAAATCTCGGCTGGTTTCGCCATCACCATTAATGAATAACTCTTCGCCATTAATGAGCGCCGATGTCCATTTAGGAATAACAGCGGCATAAGCACCATTAGGATCTTGTCGTTTACCAAAGACATTAAAATAGCGTAAACCAACGGTATTAAAATCATAGGTTTTCTTAAATACCCCAGCATAAAGTTCATTAACATATTTTGTCACCGCGTAAGGTGACAACGGGTTACCGATGTTTTCTTCTACCTTGGGCAGTGCTGGGTGATCGCCATAGGTTGAACTAGACGCCGCATAAACAAAGTTACTCACTTGCTCATTTTTTGCCGCAGTTAACATGTTTAAAAAGCCGGTGATATTTGCCGAATTAGTTAACACCGGATCAGCGATTGAGCGCGGCACAGAACCTAACGCAGCTTGATGCAATACATAATCAACCCCACTCACCGCTTGCTGGCAATGCTCAAAGTTTCGAATATCGCCTTCAATAAAGATAAACCTAAGCCACTGCTGCTCACTAACACTGGCTTTAACTTGATCTAAATTGTGCTGATGGCCGGTTGCAAAGTTATCTAACCCGACTACTTGTTGATCTAAAAGCAGCAAGGTTTCAAGTAAGTTAGACCCAATAAAGCCAGCCACTCCAGTAACTAACCAAATTTTAGGGGTTGTGACAAGTTGATCTTGTATTTGTTGGTACCTAGACATAAAGCATCCTTTCATTATTATAAGTCTATCGCTTAGCCTACCTCACTACAGTCACAACCAAGCGCTTAATTCCAAATTAACATCCTTGCCTACATCAGCGACAATAATATTAAAAGCTTAGTCTCAAAACTAAAAATAGGCAGTCTAATCAGCACTCAAAGCGACAATAGTTCGGTGGAAAAAACTACCAAACTTAAATAGTACTTATCAGCAAGAACCGTTCTAATAATTAATGTCATCATTTAAAAATCACCTCACAGCAAGGCATGTGTAATGGCATCGTTAATAGGTGCTATTAATTTCCGGGGGAATTAGACGTCTGCGACACCCAAAACGAAAAATGGTGACCAAAGCCACCATTTTCATGCACATTAAGCGTTATATCCTTGCGGATTACTCGACTGCCACAGCCAACTGCTATTGGCCATATCCTCGATCTTGTGAGTAGCGACCCAACCAAGCTCCTGAGCAGCCTTGTCAGGATTTGCATAACAAGCAGCAATGTCGCCAGGGCGACGCTCAACCAGTTGATAAGCGATGGCATTACCACACGCTACCTCAAAAGCCTTCACCATATCAAGCACGCTATAACCCACACCAGTGCCCAAATTATAAGTAACTAAACCTGGAGAACTATTTAACTTAACCAGTGCCTTTAAATGTCCCTGGGCCAAATCCACCACATGAATATAATCACGCACGCCAGTGCCATCATGGGTATCATAATCACTGCCAAACACGCTAAGCTGCTCACGTTTGCCCACAGCCACTTGTGCGATGAAAGGCATCAAGTTATTCGGGATATCATTAGGATCCTCCCCAATCAAACCACTTTTGTGGGCCCCAACCGGATTAAAATAACGTAACACCGCAATATTCCAGCTGGAGTCCGACGCTGCTAAATCGCTAAGTACATATTCAACCATCAACTTCGATTGACCATAAGGATTGGTCGCCCCAGTTGGGAAATCTTCGGTTATTGGCAAAGAGGCAGGATCGCCATAAACGGTAGCCGACGAACTAAACACTAAGTTCTTAACGTTCGCTTTAGCCATCGCCTCACACAGTACTAATGTACCAGCGACATTGTTTTGATAATATTTAAGCGGCAAAGACACCGACTCGCCAACGGCTTTAAGCCCAGCAAAATGAATAACTGATCCAATATCATGTTTTTTAAAAATAGAATCAAGCAATGGTGCATCTAGTACATCCCCGCGATAGAAAGTCACCGATTTACCGGTAATTCCCTCAACACGACGCAACGCCTCTTCACTCGAGTTACTCAAGTTATCGAGCACCACCACTTGTTGGCCTTCATTTAACAACTCAACAATCGTGTGACTGCCAATATAACCTGCGCCACCCGTAACAAAAACAGTCATGCTTAATCCTTATCATTTAATAGAGCCACCAAGGCTATTAATCCTAAAAATAGTATAACTTACAATGGTCATTGACATTAGACATACTTAATCGAGCAAAACAATTTTATTAAGCTATACATTGCGTTCTTGTTTAACCCAATGCTTAGCCAAATCTATTCAAGACTCAATAAGAACTTGTAATACCCGTTCGCCATAATTATATTCATGCTTATTTAGCTGCTGGGCGCGTAAGTTTAAATCATCCTAATCTTCCACACACTCATTATGGTACTAATGACAGGCTGCCTCTGATCTAGTTCGAAAAGTAGTACGACGAGAGCCTAGAAAAACACCGAAAGTGCCGAGTAAATTAAGGGAAAAGATCATCACCTTTACCTGTGCTTATTTTGGCTAAGTACACGCTTCATGCTTTTTCAAATGCATAATAGCGCGTTGGCTAAAATCACTTAGCTGGCTATAGTGACCCTTGCGAATAACATTTTCTAACACGGTTAAATCAATAGTTAAGTAGTCATGCACCAAGTAATTTCGCATGTCTATGATTTTTCGCCAGTTCGATAATTCATCCGCACTAATTTGATTGTGTTCCCTGAGCAAGGAAAAAGTTTGATAGGCTTGTCCTGCTGATTCACGCACGATAGTTTTCAACCAATGCTTTGACAAACCAACACACAACTCAGTGAAAATTTGCAGTAACCGCTCAACCGCGCGATAATCACGACTGCGAAAATTATCATCAAGTAGATCTTGTCTCAACTCAT
Encoded here:
- a CDS encoding transposase domain-containing protein, translating into ITERDIRPFTTGRKNWMFSQSVKGAEASATLYGIVMTCRANDINPYFYFQHLFKTLPNLDEQTDLTALMPWNVQLDYTSG
- a CDS encoding DUF86 domain-containing protein, which codes for MLLGDLLHVITHKHRAMYLAELDELRQDLLDDNFRSRDYRAVERLLQIFTELCVGLSKHWLKTIVRESAGQAYQTFSLLREHNQISADELSNWRKIIDMRNYLVHDYLTIDLTVLENVIRKGHYSQLSDFSQRAIMHLKKHEACT
- the galE gene encoding UDP-glucose 4-epimerase GalE, which produces MTVFVTGGAGYIGSHTIVELLNEGQQVVVLDNLSNSSEEALRRVEGITGKSVTFYRGDVLDAPLLDSIFKKHDIGSVIHFAGLKAVGESVSLPLKYYQNNVAGTLVLCEAMAKANVKNLVFSSSATVYGDPASLPITEDFPTGATNPYGQSKLMVEYVLSDLAASDSSWNIAVLRYFNPVGAHKSGLIGEDPNDIPNNLMPFIAQVAVGKREQLSVFGSDYDTHDGTGVRDYIHVVDLAQGHLKALVKLNSSPGLVTYNLGTGVGYSVLDMVKAFEVACGNAIAYQLVERRPGDIAACYANPDKAAQELGWVATHKIEDMANSSWLWQSSNPQGYNA
- the tviC gene encoding Vi polysaccharide biosynthesis UDP-N-acetylglucosaminuronic acid C-4 epimerase TviC, coding for MSRYQQIQDQLVTTPKIWLVTGVAGFIGSNLLETLLLLDQQVVGLDNFATGHQHNLDQVKASVSEQQWLRFIFIEGDIRNFEHCQQAVSGVDYVLHQAALGSVPRSIADPVLTNSANITGFLNMLTAAKNEQVSNFVYAASSSTYGDHPALPKVEENIGNPLSPYAVTKYVNELYAGVFKKTYDFNTVGLRYFNVFGKRQDPNGAYAAVIPKWTSALINGEELFINGDGETSRDFCFIENTVQANILAAMAPEQGLNQVYNVAVGDRTTLNELYGSIKAALAVNGVNYTKQPVYQDFRAGDVRHSQADISKISELLGYRPDYQIQQGIDKAMPWYIKFLSGNTVGK